In the genome of Gadus morhua chromosome 12, gadMor3.0, whole genome shotgun sequence, one region contains:
- the onecut3a gene encoding hepatocyte nuclear factor 6, whose translation MELTMENIGNLHGVPHAHQTSDLMNSPHARQSSSHRNLVSHGRSAMVSSMASILEGAGDYRTDHSLSGPLHPAMTMSCDSGMSLSSTYTTLTPLQHLPPISTVSDKFHHHPHPHAHHHPHQRLSAGNVSGSFTLMRDDRSLASMSNLYGHYQKDMSGMGQSLSPLSNGLGSLHNSQQSLGAYGPTAHLSNDKMLSSGGFESHAAMLSRNEEHLARGLGGHGAGLMTSLNGMHHHSHQHSQANGSMLSVERDRQTVGGGQGGAGSGQVEEINTKEVAQRITAELKRYSIPQAIFAQRILCRSQGTLSDLLRNPKPWSKLKSGRETFRRMWKWLQEPEFQRMSALRLAACKRKEQEQHKDRNMAPKKQRLVFTDLQRRTLIAIFKENKRPSKEMQITISQQLGLELNTVSNFFMNARRRCVDRWHDDHGGSPGQPGTSAPTFSKA comes from the exons ATGGAACTTACAATGGAAAACATTGGAAACCTGCACGGCGTGCCTCACGCTCACCAGACGAGCGACTTAATGAACTCGCCGCACGCGCGCCAGTCGTCGTCGCACCGGAACCTGGTGTCGCACGGGCGCTCCGCCATGGTGTCCAGCATGGCCTCGATACTGGAGGGCGCGGGGGACTACCGCACGGACCACTCTCTGTCCGGGCCCCTGCACCCCGCCATGACCATGTCCTGCGATTCGGGGATGAGTCTGAGCAGCACCTACACCACCCTCACGCCGCTGCAGCACCTGCCGCCCATCTCTACCGTGTCGGATAAgttccaccatcatccccatccaCACGCTCACCACCACCCGCACCAGCGGCTCTCGGCGGGCAACGTGAGCGGCAGCTTCACGCTGATGAGGGACGACCGGAGCCTCGCCTCCATGAGCAACCTCTACGGCCACTACCAGAAAGACATGTCCGGCATGGGCCAGTCGCTGTCGCCGCTCTCCAACGGCCTCGGCTCGTTGCACAACTCCCAGCAGTCGCTCGGCGCCTACGGGCCGACGGCGCACCTCTCCAACGACAAGATGCTCTCGTCGGGGGGCTTCGAGTCCCACGCGGCCATGTTGTCCCGGAACGAGGAGCACCTGGCCCGGGGTCTGGGGGGCCACGGAGCAGGGCTCATGACGTCGCTGAACGGCATGCACCACCACAGTCATCAGCACTCCCAGGCGAACGGCTCCATGCTGTCGGTGGAGCGGGACCGGCAGACGGTGGGAGGCGGGCAGGGGGGCGCTGGGTCGGGCCAGGTGGAGGAGATAAACACCAAGGAGGTGGCGCAGAGAATCACCGCCGAGCTCAAGCGATACAGCATACCCCAGGCCATCTTTGCCCAGAGGATCTTGTGTCGGTCCCAGGGAACGCTGTCCGACCTGCTACGAAACCCTAAACCCTGGAGTAAGCTCAAGTCGGGCCGGGAGACCTTCCGGAGGATGTGGAAGTGGCTGCAGGAGCCCGAGTTCCAGCGGATGTCCGCGCTGAGGCTAGCAG CCTGCAAGCGCaaggagcaggagcagcacAAGGACCGCAACATGGCGCCCAAGAAGCAGCGGCTGGTGTTCACCGACCTGCAGCGGCGCACGCTCATCGCCATCTTCAAGGAGAACAAGCGTCCGTCCAAGGAGATGCAGATCACCATCTCCCAGCAGCTGGGCCTGGAGCTGAACACCGTCAGCAACTTCTTCATGAACGCCCGCCGCCGCTGCGTGGACCGTTGGCACGACGACCACGGCGGCAGCCCCGGGCAGCCCGGCACCTCGGCCCCCACCTTCTCCAAGGCCTGA